A genomic segment from Aridibaculum aurantiacum encodes:
- a CDS encoding OmpA family protein yields MRVLLVCILLIPVMVARAQNLVANGSFEDRNVCTEYNAACAPEGWFFIPRYVDMSPVKHKNHFESVSFGNLIRGHYIRNYIYTKMLCTLQPGKQYRLSMSVQVPKNPFQYLHVWLGNEEPGKPGKEKVVYEPAFTILPDSIHRTRKKWHQLSYTFTANGGERFIMLGNFSKKPLDRTVLEFGNNRGDVLYNLDNISLAAVEPTTNGCEEYAAVLRQVYEQNHRHPARLIDPVKADTAVSKVFDLEPTIQPEPALPAFDTLVVPDLLFDFNSSRLNPAFRKVMDSIVNVMRKKRFSAIQVVGHTDNIGSEEYNRRLSIDRAITIKGFLVQEKFSAGLISISGRGKSEPVATNDTPEGRQRNRRVEIILER; encoded by the coding sequence ATGCGTGTTTTGCTTGTTTGCATACTTCTTATTCCTGTAATGGTAGCCCGGGCGCAAAACCTGGTTGCCAATGGCAGTTTCGAGGACAGAAATGTTTGCACAGAATATAATGCGGCCTGTGCGCCGGAAGGCTGGTTTTTCATTCCGCGGTATGTGGATATGTCGCCGGTAAAACATAAGAACCATTTTGAAAGTGTTTCCTTCGGCAACCTCATCAGGGGGCACTACATCCGAAACTACATCTACACCAAAATGCTGTGCACGCTGCAGCCGGGCAAGCAGTACAGGTTGTCAATGTCGGTGCAGGTTCCTAAGAACCCGTTTCAATACTTGCATGTGTGGCTGGGTAATGAAGAACCCGGAAAGCCAGGTAAAGAGAAGGTTGTGTATGAGCCGGCATTCACTATTCTTCCTGATTCTATACATCGCACACGTAAGAAATGGCACCAGCTGAGCTACACTTTTACCGCTAATGGTGGAGAAAGGTTCATTATGCTTGGCAATTTTTCGAAGAAACCGCTTGATCGTACCGTGCTTGAGTTTGGCAATAACAGGGGAGATGTGTTATACAACCTCGACAATATTTCATTGGCAGCTGTGGAGCCAACCACCAACGGATGTGAGGAATATGCTGCTGTGCTGCGGCAGGTGTACGAACAAAATCATCGCCATCCTGCACGACTGATAGATCCTGTGAAGGCTGACACAGCAGTGAGTAAGGTATTTGATCTTGAACCCACCATCCAACCTGAACCTGCCTTGCCAGCTTTTGATACCCTTGTGGTACCTGACCTGTTGTTCGATTTTAACAGCAGCAGGTTGAACCCGGCCTTCCGCAAGGTGATGGACAGCATTGTGAACGTAATGAGGAAGAAGCGTTTTTCTGCTATACAAGTAGTAGGTCATACAGATAATATTGGTTCCGAAGAATATAACCGGCGACTGTCGATTGATCGTGCAATAACTATCAAAGGTTTCCTGGTGCAGGAGAAATTCTCAGCAGGTCTCATCAGCATCAGTGGAAGAGGTAAAAGTGAGCCGGTAGCTACAAACGATACTCCGGAAGGACGGCAACGGAACCGGCGGGTGGAGATCATTCTTGAGCGGTAG
- the serS gene encoding serine--tRNA ligase, protein MLQVNYIRQNRETVLERLAIKNFKNTELVDEVLKLDDERKRLQNEFDSNQAKVNSASKEIGNLMRTGDKDGAEALKQEVATIKQTLEPLKQQMADVETQLQNKLLQLPNLPSPLVPAGKTPEDNEVVKEGGEKPVLHEGAQPHWELTTKYKLIDFELGTKITGSGFPVYTGQGARLQRALIQYFLNFNTAAGYLEYLPPFMVNEDSAYATGQLPDKEGQMYHATADNFYLIPTAEVPVTNVYRDTILKEDELPVKMTAYSPCFRREAGSYGKDVRGLNRLHQFEKVEIIQLAHPEKSYEVLEEMVAHVERLVQSLELPYRILRLCGGDMSFTSALTYDFEVYSTAQQRWLEVSSVSNFESFQSNRMKCRYKDANGKTQLVHSLNGSSLALPRIVAAILENHQKEDGIHLPKALQPYFGKEVIS, encoded by the coding sequence ATGCTACAGGTGAACTATATCCGTCAAAACCGTGAAACAGTACTGGAAAGACTGGCTATAAAGAATTTTAAGAATACTGAACTGGTGGATGAAGTGCTGAAGCTGGATGATGAGAGAAAGCGCCTGCAGAATGAGTTTGACAGTAACCAGGCCAAGGTGAACAGTGCTTCTAAGGAAATAGGTAACCTGATGCGGACTGGCGATAAAGATGGTGCGGAAGCCCTGAAGCAGGAAGTAGCCACCATTAAGCAAACCCTTGAGCCGCTGAAGCAGCAAATGGCGGATGTAGAAACACAACTTCAAAATAAGTTGCTGCAGCTACCTAACCTGCCTTCACCGTTGGTGCCTGCAGGTAAAACTCCTGAAGACAACGAAGTAGTAAAGGAAGGTGGAGAAAAACCTGTTCTTCACGAAGGTGCACAGCCTCACTGGGAACTGACAACAAAATATAAACTCATCGATTTCGAATTAGGCACAAAGATCACCGGCAGCGGTTTTCCTGTATATACCGGCCAGGGTGCGCGGCTACAGCGTGCGCTGATCCAATACTTTTTAAATTTTAATACTGCTGCTGGTTACCTGGAGTACCTGCCGCCGTTCATGGTAAATGAAGACAGTGCCTATGCTACTGGCCAACTGCCAGACAAAGAAGGCCAGATGTACCATGCAACTGCAGACAATTTTTACCTGATACCAACAGCAGAGGTGCCTGTAACTAATGTTTACCGCGATACCATCTTGAAAGAAGATGAGCTGCCGGTAAAGATGACGGCTTATTCTCCTTGCTTCAGGCGCGAAGCTGGCAGCTATGGTAAAGATGTGAGAGGCCTGAACCGCTTACACCAGTTTGAGAAGGTAGAGATCATTCAACTGGCGCACCCGGAGAAAAGCTATGAAGTGTTGGAAGAAATGGTGGCGCACGTAGAAAGACTGGTGCAGTCCCTTGAGTTACCTTACCGCATCCTGCGCCTTTGCGGTGGAGATATGAGTTTTACCAGCGCTCTTACCTACGATTTTGAAGTATACAGTACAGCTCAGCAGCGTTGGCTGGAGGTGAGCAGTGTGAGCAACTTCGAAAGCTTCCAGAGCAACAGGATGAAGTGCCGCTATAAAGACGCCAACGGGAAAACGCAGTTGGTGCACAGCCTTAATGGTAGCTCTTTAGCACTACCACGTATAGTAGCTGCTATATTAGAAAATCATCAGAAAGAAGATGGCATTCATTTACCTAAAGCACTGCAGCCGTATTTCGGCAAAGAGGTGATCAGCTAA
- a CDS encoding alpha/beta hydrolase, with protein MKKWLKRIIYFVLFLFIFLNIVAAFHAYKFTRFYESDKAYTKKPEQMSGWEKTKVILFGVDYVKRPIVDKPSIPYEDVVLRTSDDLDLKAWYAPASNATGTVIMFHGHGGTRSGVLSEMKAFHEFGYNVLAIDFRAHGKSDGNTCTVGYHEDADVMAAYEHIAAKGESNIILWGISMGAAAIARTMAEHENIKPKKVILEMPFATLEEAVEARLRMMKLPEEPFATLLTFWGGLQNGFWAFGHRPVDYVKEINTPVLVQWGRNDSRVSESETTSIFENIPTEEKRLVVYENSGHESLLRKEPAKWVTNVAAFLAPGSK; from the coding sequence ATGAAAAAGTGGCTCAAGCGAATTATTTACTTCGTTCTCTTCCTTTTCATATTCCTGAATATTGTAGCAGCCTTCCATGCCTACAAGTTCACGCGCTTCTACGAAAGCGATAAAGCCTATACTAAGAAACCTGAACAGATGTCTGGCTGGGAAAAGACGAAGGTGATACTCTTCGGGGTGGATTATGTAAAACGCCCAATTGTAGATAAGCCATCAATACCTTATGAAGATGTAGTACTGCGCACCAGCGACGACCTGGATCTGAAAGCATGGTATGCACCTGCATCAAACGCTACCGGAACCGTCATCATGTTTCATGGACATGGAGGTACACGTAGTGGCGTATTAAGTGAAATGAAAGCTTTTCATGAATTTGGATACAACGTACTGGCTATAGATTTTAGAGCACATGGCAAAAGTGATGGGAACACTTGCACCGTGGGCTATCACGAAGATGCAGACGTGATGGCAGCATATGAACATATAGCAGCTAAGGGAGAATCAAATATTATCTTGTGGGGAATATCAATGGGTGCTGCGGCCATTGCACGCACTATGGCAGAACATGAAAATATAAAACCAAAAAAAGTAATTCTTGAAATGCCTTTTGCCACACTGGAAGAAGCAGTGGAAGCAAGGCTTAGAATGATGAAACTTCCTGAAGAGCCTTTTGCTACTTTACTAACATTCTGGGGCGGGTTGCAAAATGGCTTCTGGGCGTTTGGCCACCGACCTGTTGATTATGTAAAAGAGATCAATACTCCTGTATTGGTGCAGTGGGGCAGGAACGACAGCCGTGTATCAGAGTCTGAGACAACTTCTATTTTTGAAAATATACCTACCGAAGAAAAGCGACTGGTAGTGTATGAAAATAGTGGACACGAAAGCTTGCTGCGTAAAGAGCCAGCCAAGTGGGTGACTAATGTGGCAGCGTTTCTTGCTCCCGGGTCTAAATAG
- a CDS encoding L,D-transpeptidase family protein, with the protein MKSRLILFVVLATILVTNTSFFAAIYSKSAYYIIVDKSDYELNVYDSEGWLASFPIVLGNDDLGDKLIQGDRKTPEGTFTIIAKRVHNKWCRYMALDYPTAVDVEKFNQRKRMGLIPAHAKIGGDIGIHGTWPREDYAVDRYQNWTLGCISLKNEHVKQLFNIIPVGTKITIKK; encoded by the coding sequence ATGAAGAGCAGATTGATCCTTTTTGTTGTACTAGCCACCATCTTGGTTACCAACACTTCTTTCTTTGCTGCCATCTATAGTAAAAGTGCCTACTACATCATTGTTGATAAAAGCGACTACGAACTAAATGTTTACGATTCAGAAGGTTGGCTAGCTAGTTTTCCTATTGTTTTAGGCAACGATGACCTGGGAGATAAACTGATACAGGGAGATCGCAAAACGCCAGAAGGCACTTTCACCATCATTGCAAAACGAGTGCACAACAAGTGGTGCAGGTATATGGCGTTGGATTATCCTACCGCTGTAGATGTAGAAAAGTTCAACCAGCGTAAGCGGATGGGATTGATTCCTGCACATGCTAAGATTGGTGGAGATATCGGCATTCACGGCACCTGGCCACGCGAAGATTATGCAGTAGACCGCTACCAGAACTGGACGCTTGGCTGCATTAGCCTGAAGAATGAGCACGTAAAGCAGCTATTCAATATCATCCCGGTAGGCACCAAGATCACCATCAAGAAATAA
- a CDS encoding outer membrane beta-barrel protein has translation MRRIYLAMAALLAVGSSFAQADTTTATSDTTIITSNADTVRIGNFTIIKKNRPGSSSRDIVIEKKEPKRSSAISTNWWIVDIGFANVVDRTQYGSPAANDYLRPIRPNEQPFTKDDLKLRTGKTTNVNIWVLMQRLNIHKGYVNLKYGVGLEMFNFRYENNISYHKSPSYIFRDSINFTKNKLYTGYLSVPLMLNFNTMPGHKKGLSFSAGITAGYLVGSRNKQVSGERGKEKIRGNFDLEQFRLAYTGELGIGPIRLFGSYSMTPLHERGLEQYPYSVGIRLSNW, from the coding sequence ATGAGACGGATTTATTTAGCAATGGCAGCCTTACTGGCTGTGGGATCATCCTTTGCCCAGGCAGATACAACAACTGCAACATCAGACACAACTATCATTACAAGCAATGCCGATACAGTAAGAATAGGCAACTTCACCATTATCAAAAAGAACCGCCCAGGCTCTTCATCGCGTGATATAGTGATAGAAAAAAAGGAGCCAAAAAGATCAAGTGCTATCAGCACTAACTGGTGGATAGTAGACATTGGTTTTGCCAATGTAGTAGACAGAACACAATATGGCAGCCCGGCAGCTAATGACTACCTGCGCCCTATCAGGCCAAACGAGCAGCCTTTTACAAAAGACGACCTGAAGCTGCGCACCGGCAAAACGACCAACGTAAACATATGGGTATTGATGCAGCGACTGAACATCCACAAAGGTTATGTAAACCTGAAGTATGGTGTTGGTTTAGAAATGTTCAACTTCAGGTACGAGAACAATATCAGCTATCACAAGTCGCCTTCTTACATATTTAGAGATAGTATAAACTTCACTAAGAATAAGCTGTACACAGGATATCTTTCAGTGCCACTTATGCTAAACTTCAACACCATGCCTGGCCATAAAAAAGGCTTAAGCTTTAGTGCAGGTATTACTGCAGGCTACCTTGTTGGCAGCCGCAACAAACAAGTAAGCGGCGAAAGAGGAAAAGAAAAGATCAGGGGCAATTTTGATCTTGAACAATTCAGGCTGGCATACACAGGTGAACTGGGTATAGGACCGATCCGCTTGTTTGGTAGCTACAGCATGACACCGCTACACGAAAGAGGTCTTGAACAATATCCTTATAGTGTAGGTATACGTTTAAGCAACTGGTAA